In one window of Azotobacter salinestris DNA:
- a CDS encoding DUF1513 domain-containing protein, whose product MKRRTLLTGGGALLAAAALGSWRLTSGNRQPLLLSARDDADGHHYAVGYRLDGSQVFVIRVTERCHDVVPHPRLPLALFVGRRPSRESYLVDIRDGRLLQTLATPADRHFYGHGVFHAGGEWFYSTENDTREPGRGVVGVYRLQADRLQRVAEHSSHGIGPHQLLWMPDGETLVVANGGIRTEADSREKMNLDAMEPSLVLMRRDGVLLGREQLPERMNSVRHLAVAGDGTVVTGQQYEGDPQDTVPLLAIKRPGQAFQAFPLGEAQRRAMNQYTASVAIHSDLRLLAVTAPRGNRVFVWDLDTTELRLDVPLADCAGVAAVADGFVVSSGQSRCRLFDCRRSQIEIRHLELPAGLWDNHLRLA is encoded by the coding sequence ATGAAGCGACGCACCCTGCTCACCGGCGGTGGCGCCCTGCTCGCCGCAGCCGCTCTGGGTAGCTGGCGCCTGACATCCGGCAACCGCCAGCCGCTGCTGCTTTCCGCCCGCGACGACGCCGACGGCCATCACTATGCGGTCGGCTACCGGCTGGACGGCAGCCAGGTCTTCGTTATCCGGGTGACCGAGCGCTGCCATGACGTGGTGCCGCACCCGCGTCTGCCGTTGGCATTGTTCGTCGGCCGCCGGCCGAGCCGCGAGAGCTACCTCGTCGATATTCGCGACGGCCGTCTGCTGCAGACGCTGGCCACTCCCGCCGACCGGCACTTCTACGGACACGGCGTGTTCCACGCCGGTGGGGAGTGGTTCTACAGCACCGAGAACGATACCCGCGAACCCGGCCGCGGGGTGGTCGGCGTCTATCGCCTGCAGGCGGATCGCCTGCAGCGTGTGGCTGAGCATTCAAGCCACGGCATAGGCCCGCACCAGTTGCTGTGGATGCCCGACGGCGAGACGCTGGTGGTGGCCAACGGCGGCATTCGCACCGAAGCCGACAGCCGCGAGAAAATGAACCTCGACGCCATGGAGCCGAGCCTGGTGCTGATGCGTCGTGACGGCGTCCTGCTCGGCAGGGAGCAACTGCCCGAGCGGATGAACAGCGTGCGTCATCTGGCCGTGGCCGGCGATGGCACCGTGGTCACCGGCCAGCAGTACGAGGGAGACCCGCAGGATACCGTGCCGCTGCTGGCGATCAAGCGACCCGGCCAGGCCTTCCAGGCCTTTCCCCTCGGCGAGGCCCAGCGCCGGGCGATGAACCAGTACACCGCCAGCGTGGCGATCCACAGCGACCTGCGCCTGCTGGCCGTGACTGCGCCACGCGGCAACCGGGTATTCGTCTGGGATCTGGATACCACCGAGCTGCGCCTGGATGTGCCACTGGCCGACTGCGCCGGCGTCGCCGCGGTCGCCGACGGTTTTGTCGTCAGCTCCGGGCAGAGCCGCTGCCGGCTGTTCGACTGCCGCCGCTCCCAGATCGAAATCCGCCACCTGGAGCTGCCGGCGGGACTCTGGGACAACCATCTGCGGCTGGCCTGA